A genomic region of Vicinamibacterales bacterium contains the following coding sequences:
- a CDS encoding TIGR02757 family protein, producing the protein MATPSMSAPPARPGLSALKPALDRLYDGFNVVHSTRDPIWTVRRFADPADREVVAFLASALAFGRVQSVLQTVDAVLAVMGPSPAAFLHAFTPAQATAFEGLGHRWIRSRDLAALAWLLHQMLERTGSLEGFFAAGHDPAAASIEGGLESFSTRALALDLAAVYGRRRPTPGVAYFFSRPSSGGACKRLNLFLRWVVRRDAVDLGLWRAVTPAQLVVPLDTHIIRVGRCLGLTRRTSPGWKMAVDITTTLRQLHPGDPVRYDFSMCHLGMMGACGFGTTRTSAQCPLGAVCRPRRSGRSRT; encoded by the coding sequence GTGGCCACGCCGTCCATGTCCGCCCCGCCCGCGCGGCCGGGCCTCTCTGCCCTGAAACCCGCGCTCGATCGGCTCTACGACGGGTTCAACGTGGTCCATTCCACGCGCGACCCGATCTGGACGGTCCGCCGCTTCGCCGACCCCGCCGATCGGGAGGTCGTCGCCTTCCTGGCGTCGGCGCTGGCGTTCGGCCGCGTGCAGAGCGTGCTGCAGACGGTGGACGCCGTGCTCGCGGTCATGGGGCCGTCGCCCGCCGCGTTCCTCCACGCGTTCACCCCGGCGCAGGCGACCGCGTTCGAGGGCCTGGGCCATCGCTGGATCCGGAGCCGCGACCTGGCAGCGCTGGCGTGGCTGCTGCACCAGATGCTCGAGCGGACCGGATCGCTCGAGGGCTTCTTCGCCGCCGGGCACGATCCGGCGGCCGCGTCGATCGAGGGCGGCCTGGAGTCGTTCTCCACACGCGCGCTGGCGCTCGACCTGGCCGCCGTCTACGGGCGCCGCCGGCCGACGCCGGGCGTCGCGTACTTCTTCTCGCGCCCCTCGTCGGGCGGCGCGTGCAAGCGCCTCAACCTGTTCCTCCGATGGGTGGTCCGGCGCGATGCCGTGGACCTGGGGTTGTGGCGGGCCGTGACCCCGGCGCAGCTCGTCGTGCCGCTCGACACGCACATCATCCGCGTCGGGCGCTGCCTGGGGCTGACCCGCCGGACGAGCCCCGGCTGGAAGATGGCCGTGGACATCACGACCACGTTGCGGCAGCTCCATCCTGGCGACCCCGTGCGCTACGACTTCTCGATGTGCCACCTGGGGATGATGGGCGCCTGCGGCTTCGGCACCACGAGGACGAGCGCCCAGTGCCCGCTGGGCGCCGTCTGCCGGCCCCGCCGGTCCGGGAGGTCGCGGACGTGA
- the pntA gene encoding Re/Si-specific NAD(P)(+) transhydrogenase subunit alpha produces MVVGVPKESWPGERRVAATPETVTKLVGMGFDVQVESQAGLLAAFADDAYVKAGATVVPDAAALWGGADILLKVQPPSPGEVDRLKPGALLISFLWPGKNTDIVDRLAARKVDAIAMDQVPRITRAQKMDALSSMANIAGYRAVVEAAGFYGRFFTGQMTAAGKVPAAKVLVIGAGVAGLAAIGAARGLGAIVRAFDTRAAVKDQVKSMGAEFIELDVEEAGEGAGGYAKEMSPAFIKAEMEMFAAQAKDVDIIVTTALIPNKPAPKLITDEMVRSMKRGSVIVDLAAENGGNCECTVPGQVVDAHGVHVIGYTDLPSRLAPTASFLYGNNLVHLLTDMGGAKNYRIDENDEVVRGALVLRNGQLMWPPPKKEAPKAQAAAPKPPQAAKAGHGHGAAEAPAGGTGSAVAALVAAVLLTGLGLTAPSEFLAHFTVFALACVIGWQVIWNVTPALHTPLMSVTNAISGIILVGGMLQITGPTGSLMTVLGASAILLATINIVGGFMVTQRMLRMFRR; encoded by the coding sequence ATGGTGGTAGGGGTTCCGAAGGAAAGCTGGCCGGGCGAGCGGCGGGTCGCGGCGACGCCGGAGACCGTCACGAAGCTCGTGGGGATGGGGTTCGACGTGCAGGTGGAGTCGCAGGCGGGCCTGCTGGCCGCCTTTGCCGACGACGCCTACGTCAAGGCGGGGGCCACGGTGGTCCCGGACGCGGCGGCGCTCTGGGGCGGCGCCGACATCCTGCTCAAGGTGCAGCCGCCCTCGCCAGGTGAGGTGGACCGGCTGAAGCCAGGGGCGCTGCTCATCAGCTTCCTGTGGCCGGGCAAGAACACCGACATCGTGGACCGGCTGGCGGCGCGCAAGGTCGACGCCATCGCCATGGACCAGGTGCCCCGGATCACCCGCGCCCAGAAGATGGACGCCCTGTCGTCGATGGCCAACATCGCCGGCTACCGCGCGGTCGTGGAGGCGGCCGGCTTCTACGGGCGGTTCTTCACCGGCCAGATGACGGCCGCCGGCAAGGTGCCGGCCGCGAAGGTCCTGGTCATCGGGGCCGGCGTCGCCGGCCTCGCGGCCATCGGCGCGGCCCGCGGCCTGGGCGCCATCGTGCGCGCGTTCGACACGCGGGCGGCGGTGAAGGACCAGGTCAAGAGCATGGGCGCCGAGTTCATCGAGCTCGACGTCGAGGAGGCCGGCGAGGGCGCCGGCGGCTACGCGAAGGAGATGAGCCCGGCCTTCATCAAGGCCGAGATGGAGATGTTCGCCGCCCAGGCGAAGGACGTCGACATCATCGTCACGACGGCGCTCATCCCCAACAAGCCGGCGCCGAAGCTCATCACCGACGAGATGGTCCGGTCGATGAAGCGCGGCTCGGTCATCGTCGACCTGGCGGCCGAGAACGGCGGCAACTGCGAGTGCACGGTGCCGGGCCAGGTCGTGGACGCGCACGGCGTGCACGTCATCGGCTACACCGACCTCCCGAGCCGCCTCGCGCCGACCGCCAGCTTCCTCTACGGCAACAACCTCGTGCACCTGCTCACGGACATGGGCGGGGCCAAGAACTACCGGATCGACGAGAACGACGAGGTCGTGCGGGGCGCCCTGGTGCTGCGCAACGGCCAGCTGATGTGGCCGCCGCCGAAGAAGGAGGCGCCGAAGGCGCAAGCCGCCGCGCCGAAGCCGCCGCAGGCGGCGAAGGCGGGCCATGGGCACGGCGCCGCGGAGGCCCCGGCCGGGGGCACGGGGTCGGCCGTCGCGGCGCTCGTCGCCGCGGTGCTGCTCACGGGCCTGGGCCTCACGGCCCCCAGCGAGTTCCTGGCACACTTCACGGTCTTCGCGCTGGCCTGCGTCATCGGCTGGCAGGTGATCTGGAACGTGACGCCCGCCCTGCACACGCCCCTCATGAGCGTCACCAACGCCATCAGCGGCATCATCCTCGTGGGCGGCATGCTGCAGATCACGGGGCCGACCGGGTCGCTCATGACGGTCCTGGGCGCGAGCGCGATTCTCCTCGCCACGATCAACATCGTCGGCGGTTTCATGGTCACGCAGCGCATGCTGCGGATGTTCCGCCGCTAG
- a CDS encoding DUF1697 domain-containing protein — protein MPRYIAFLRAVNVGGRVVKMDALRALFERSGFDDVQTFIQSGNVAFSAKARATAPLERAIEARLADALGYDVPTFVRSPSEVLGVIDRPAFPGRRVAPDGSLHIGFLKGPLDEAARVRLAALNTEQYRFEAAGREVYWLIQTKMSVLKIRPAQIERALGGPTTFRSHLSLTKLAARHCGPGC, from the coding sequence ATGCCGCGATACATCGCCTTCCTGCGGGCCGTGAACGTCGGTGGACGCGTCGTGAAGATGGACGCGCTCAGGGCCCTCTTCGAACGCTCGGGTTTCGACGACGTCCAGACGTTCATCCAGAGCGGCAACGTGGCCTTCTCGGCGAAGGCGCGGGCGACGGCGCCGCTCGAGCGTGCGATCGAGGCACGCCTCGCCGACGCTCTCGGCTACGACGTGCCCACGTTCGTGCGTTCGCCGTCGGAGGTCCTTGGCGTCATCGACCGGCCGGCGTTTCCGGGGCGGCGCGTGGCGCCAGATGGCTCGCTGCACATCGGCTTCCTGAAGGGCCCGCTCGACGAGGCGGCCCGCGTGCGGCTGGCCGCCCTGAACACGGAGCAGTACCGCTTCGAGGCGGCCGGCCGCGAGGTCTACTGGCTGATCCAGACGAAGATGAGCGTCCTGAAGATCCGCCCGGCCCAGATCGAACGCGCGCTCGGCGGCCCGACGACGTTCCGGTCGCACCTGTCGCTCACGAAGCTCGCGGCCAGGCACTGCGGTCCGGGCTGCTAG
- a CDS encoding M28 family peptidase: MPFSATPATRRAALALAGLLCGAAAPYAGQAPRPVDANPADGIAMLATITRLSADDMAGRAAGSEGGRSARAYIESRLTALGIPAAGPSGFEAPFAFTTKAGASVSGVNLVARCAGRRPDAPAIVVSAHYDHLGVRDGRIYHGADDNASGVALLLLVAERCRREPFDHPLLVAFFDAEEQGLQGARAFVQSPPIPATRIALDVNFDMVSRSDANEIYVAGPGRWPALGPVLRAALAGGPVTVRFGHDTGGGHDDWTTQSDHGAFHAAGIPFVYFGVEDHADYHQPTDTADKISPRFLSGVAATVLRALAALDGLDAYK; this comes from the coding sequence ATGCCCTTCTCTGCGACGCCCGCGACCCGCCGTGCCGCCCTCGCCCTGGCGGGCCTGCTGTGCGGCGCCGCCGCCCCGTACGCCGGCCAGGCCCCGCGGCCGGTCGACGCGAACCCGGCGGACGGCATCGCCATGCTGGCCACGATCACGCGGCTGTCCGCCGACGACATGGCCGGCCGGGCGGCCGGGTCGGAGGGTGGCAGATCGGCGCGTGCCTACATCGAGTCGCGCCTGACGGCCCTCGGGATTCCTGCCGCCGGCCCGTCCGGATTCGAGGCGCCCTTCGCGTTCACGACGAAGGCCGGCGCGTCCGTGTCGGGCGTCAACCTGGTCGCCCGGTGCGCCGGCCGGCGGCCCGACGCCCCGGCCATCGTCGTCTCGGCCCACTACGACCACCTGGGCGTGCGGGACGGCCGCATCTACCACGGCGCCGACGACAACGCGTCGGGCGTGGCGCTGCTGCTCCTCGTCGCCGAGCGGTGCCGGCGGGAGCCCTTCGACCATCCGCTGCTCGTCGCCTTCTTCGATGCCGAGGAGCAGGGACTCCAGGGCGCACGGGCGTTCGTGCAGTCGCCGCCGATCCCGGCCACCCGCATCGCCCTCGACGTCAACTTCGACATGGTGAGCCGGAGCGACGCCAACGAGATCTACGTGGCCGGGCCCGGACGCTGGCCCGCCCTCGGCCCCGTGCTCCGCGCCGCCCTGGCCGGCGGGCCCGTGACGGTCAGGTTCGGACACGACACCGGCGGGGGCCACGACGACTGGACGACGCAGTCGGACCACGGCGCCTTCCACGCCGCCGGGATTCCGTTCGTCTACTTCGGCGTGGAGGATCACGCCGACTACCACCAGCCCACCGACACGGCGGACAAGATCTCGCCCCGGTTCCTGAGCGGCGTGGCCGCCACCGTCCTCCGGGCGTTGGCCGCGCTGGACGGCCTCGACGCCTACAAGTAG
- a CDS encoding VCBS repeat-containing protein, protein MSYPIRFDEGMRLLDVDLDGDFDLVHHDAFETRLFVNNGGTFDQGTVIDGLPDGSTYGFGMNVCDFNGDGFEDVVVAHNDSAPGTGLPRLLVNVGGRFVRSDLPAFAPFYNDLKACADLDGSGLPDIVSRIARGTADFRRLMTRGVPAGTITVRVEGALARPVQQGRQVRVRPLAQPLATLLRVVEGGSGYMSQNGYDLSVPTPWAGDHEVAVRFKTGWVTTTARPGDILTIREDGTILAGLQ, encoded by the coding sequence ATGTCGTATCCGATCCGGTTCGACGAGGGCATGCGGCTCCTCGACGTGGACCTCGACGGGGACTTCGACCTCGTCCACCACGACGCGTTCGAGACGCGGCTGTTCGTCAACAACGGCGGCACGTTCGATCAGGGCACCGTCATCGATGGCCTCCCCGACGGCTCGACGTACGGCTTCGGCATGAACGTCTGCGACTTCAACGGCGACGGCTTCGAGGACGTGGTCGTCGCGCACAACGACTCGGCGCCTGGAACCGGACTGCCGCGCCTGCTGGTCAACGTCGGGGGCCGGTTCGTGCGATCGGATCTCCCCGCGTTCGCACCCTTCTACAACGACCTGAAGGCGTGCGCGGACCTGGACGGCTCCGGACTGCCCGACATCGTCAGCCGGATCGCCAGGGGCACGGCGGACTTCCGCCGTCTCATGACCCGCGGCGTGCCGGCCGGCACGATCACGGTGCGGGTCGAGGGCGCGCTGGCCAGGCCAGTCCAGCAGGGCCGGCAGGTCCGCGTCCGGCCGCTGGCCCAGCCGCTGGCGACGCTCCTGCGCGTGGTCGAGGGCGGCTCGGGCTACATGTCGCAGAACGGCTACGACCTGTCCGTGCCCACGCCGTGGGCGGGCGACCACGAGGTGGCCGTGCGGTTCAAGACCGGGTGGGTCACGACCACGGCGCGTCCCGGCGACATCCTCACGATCCGCGAGGACGGCACCATTCTGGCGGGCCTCCAGTAG
- the greB gene encoding transcription elongation factor GreB, producing MKSGFIRRPKGLTTGSASDSAAPPVKNYITPGGHRRLSEELARLWKVDRPKLVETVAWAAANGDRSENADYQYGKRKLREVDRRIRFLSKRLDTALVVDNAGKRHDRVFFGATVTYQVASGGEKTVTIVGVDELDAGAERVSWRSPLATALLKARVDDVVTLRTPRGPERLTVVDIRYDAQD from the coding sequence GTGAAGAGCGGGTTCATCCGGCGGCCGAAGGGGCTCACGACGGGGAGCGCGAGCGACTCGGCGGCGCCTCCCGTGAAGAACTACATCACGCCGGGCGGGCACCGGCGGCTGAGCGAGGAGCTCGCCCGTCTGTGGAAGGTGGACCGCCCGAAGCTCGTGGAGACGGTGGCCTGGGCGGCCGCCAACGGCGACCGGTCCGAGAACGCCGACTACCAGTATGGGAAGCGCAAGCTGCGCGAGGTGGACCGCCGCATCCGCTTCCTCTCCAAGCGTCTCGACACCGCACTCGTGGTGGACAACGCCGGCAAGCGCCACGACCGGGTGTTCTTCGGTGCGACCGTGACCTACCAGGTGGCGTCGGGCGGGGAGAAGACCGTGACGATCGTCGGCGTGGACGAGCTCGACGCCGGCGCCGAGCGGGTGTCCTGGCGCTCGCCCCTGGCGACGGCGCTCCTGAAGGCGCGGGTGGACGACGTCGTGACGCTGCGAACCCCGCGAGGCCCCGAGCGGCTCACGGTCGTCGACATCCGCTACGACGCGCAGGACTAG
- a CDS encoding YdcF family protein, with product MLYAVLLALLNPLSAALGLGLASRLVRRRPLRRGLAAAALTVVLLGSNGWVATAIIRGLELQYLPPDGSVKAQAIVVLSGGERMPFWPRPSLDLNDAGDRLIYGALLYRHGAAPRVICTGAGIARNMAAFLVDLGLPREAVTSETASFDTHDHAVNLCPLLKGDGISRILLVTSATHMPRAMGVFRKACPDLTVVPAPTDYRRPVNPDDRWPGQAITFLPSVYALAGITEAMHEYVGYAYYRLRGWL from the coding sequence GTGCTGTATGCCGTCCTGCTCGCCCTCCTGAACCCGCTGTCGGCGGCCCTCGGCCTCGGGCTCGCGTCACGGCTGGTCCGGCGCCGGCCGCTCCGGCGCGGTCTCGCCGCGGCGGCCCTCACGGTGGTGCTCCTCGGCAGCAACGGCTGGGTGGCGACGGCCATCATCCGCGGACTCGAGCTGCAGTACCTGCCTCCGGACGGGTCGGTGAAGGCCCAGGCCATCGTCGTCCTGAGCGGGGGCGAGCGGATGCCCTTCTGGCCCCGCCCGTCGCTCGACCTGAACGACGCGGGCGATCGCCTGATCTACGGGGCGCTGCTCTACCGGCACGGCGCCGCGCCGCGTGTCATCTGCACGGGCGCCGGTATCGCCAGGAACATGGCGGCGTTCCTCGTGGACCTCGGCCTGCCGCGCGAAGCGGTCACGAGCGAGACCGCCTCGTTCGACACCCACGACCACGCGGTCAACCTCTGCCCCCTGCTGAAGGGCGACGGCATCTCGCGCATCCTCCTCGTCACCTCCGCCACGCACATGCCACGCGCGATGGGGGTCTTCCGGAAGGCCTGCCCCGATCTCACCGTCGTCCCGGCGCCCACCGACTACCGCCGGCCCGTGAATCCGGACGACCGCTGGCCCGGCCAGGCCATCACGTTCCTGCCGTCCGTGTACGCCCTGGCCGGCATCACCGAGGCCATGCACGAATACGTCGGCTACGCGTACTACCGGCTGCGAGGCTGGCTCTGA
- a CDS encoding fibronectin type III domain-containing protein: MRRAYGSGGMRAAPPALLVALSLVTAGAWAFPVPWLNGGAAWVAVPMAGAGPHVAPQPPASLTVTSVMGRSVSLTWTPPAGGPSPTGYLVQGGFHPGEVLGSLPTGVITGLTLDAPPAVVYLRVLAVAGSELSGPSPEVRVVVGEFEPPSAPAGLQGLADGTSVTLAWTNTYLGGTPARLWLDVSGAATTRVPLGVVNSFMVGDVPLGTYTLRVVAENAAGSSAPSNPVTIAVPSACTAAPGPPRNLRSTRSGASLVIEWDPPATGELATSYTLLVSGSIVASVDTTARQVSGPVPPGTYVIQVVARNAARSGVDAVRCA, encoded by the coding sequence ATGAGACGTGCCTACGGCTCGGGCGGCATGCGTGCGGCACCCCCTGCGCTCCTGGTCGCGCTCTCGCTCGTCACGGCGGGCGCGTGGGCCTTTCCGGTGCCGTGGCTGAATGGCGGCGCCGCTTGGGTGGCCGTCCCGATGGCCGGCGCCGGACCGCACGTGGCACCCCAGCCGCCGGCGTCCCTCACCGTCACCAGCGTCATGGGCCGGTCGGTCTCCCTGACCTGGACGCCGCCGGCCGGCGGGCCCAGCCCCACCGGCTACCTAGTCCAGGGCGGTTTCCATCCCGGCGAGGTGCTCGGCAGCCTGCCCACAGGCGTCATCACGGGCCTGACGCTCGACGCGCCGCCGGCCGTCGTGTACCTCCGGGTCCTCGCCGTTGCCGGTTCCGAGCTGAGCGGCCCGTCGCCGGAGGTCCGGGTGGTCGTCGGCGAGTTCGAGCCGCCGTCGGCGCCAGCCGGCCTCCAGGGCCTGGCGGACGGCACGTCGGTCACACTGGCCTGGACGAACACCTATTTGGGCGGCACCCCGGCCCGGCTCTGGCTGGACGTGAGCGGCGCCGCCACGACACGGGTGCCGCTCGGCGTCGTGAACAGCTTCATGGTGGGGGACGTTCCGCTCGGGACGTACACCCTGCGGGTCGTCGCCGAGAACGCGGCCGGCAGCAGCGCCCCGTCGAACCCGGTGACGATTGCCGTCCCCTCGGCGTGCACGGCCGCGCCCGGGCCGCCGCGGAACCTGCGCTCGACCCGGTCGGGCGCCTCGCTGGTCATCGAGTGGGATCCGCCGGCCACCGGCGAACTGGCCACGAGCTACACCCTGCTCGTCTCGGGCAGCATCGTGGCCAGCGTGGACACGACCGCCCGCCAGGTGTCGGGCCCGGTGCCGCCCGGGACCTACGTCATCCAGGTGGTCGCCAGGAACGCGGCCAGGAGCGGCGTCGATGCCGTCCGTTGCGCCTGA
- the pntB gene encoding Re/Si-specific NAD(P)(+) transhydrogenase subunit beta — protein MPETLITVAYLVAGILFILSLSGLSAQVTAARGNLYGIAGMIIAAVATALSPRAGGYPVLAGAMAVGTAIGATLAARVEMTSMPQLVAILHSFVGAAAVLVGLGGTLDPMAVHEGVAATIHYIETFVGVFVGAVTFTGSVVAFGKLQGLIGSKPLLLPGRHLLNLAMVGTCLWFGSQFLGHPTLTPLLLTTAVAGVLGVHLVMAIGGADMPVVVSMLNSYSGWAAAAAGFMLNNDLLIITGALVGSSGAILSYIMCKAMNRSFLSVIFGGFGAEEGAAPAKGSGEPQGEVKSVTAKETADILQEAKNVVIVPGYGMAVAQAQYPLYEVTKILRDKGANVRFAIHPVAGRLPGHMNVLLAEAKVPYDIVLEMEEINDDFPETDAVLVIGANDIVNPGALDDTSSPIYGMPVLEVWKAKVCIVMKRGMASGYAGVENPLFFLDNTRMLFGDAKKMVDAVLADLR, from the coding sequence GTGCCTGAAACCCTCATTACCGTTGCGTACCTCGTCGCGGGCATCCTCTTCATCCTGAGCCTGAGCGGCCTGTCCGCGCAGGTCACGGCGGCCCGCGGCAACCTCTACGGCATCGCCGGCATGATCATCGCCGCGGTCGCCACGGCGCTCAGCCCGCGGGCGGGCGGCTATCCGGTGCTCGCCGGCGCGATGGCCGTCGGCACCGCGATCGGAGCCACGCTCGCCGCGCGCGTCGAGATGACCTCGATGCCGCAGCTGGTCGCGATCCTCCACAGCTTCGTCGGCGCCGCCGCGGTGCTCGTCGGCCTCGGCGGCACGCTGGACCCGATGGCCGTGCACGAGGGCGTGGCCGCCACGATCCACTACATCGAGACCTTCGTCGGCGTGTTCGTCGGCGCCGTCACCTTCACCGGGTCGGTCGTCGCCTTCGGCAAGCTGCAGGGCCTCATCGGCAGCAAGCCGCTCCTGCTGCCCGGCCGCCATCTGTTGAACCTGGCCATGGTGGGCACCTGCCTCTGGTTCGGCTCGCAGTTCCTGGGCCACCCCACGCTCACGCCCCTGCTGCTCACGACCGCCGTCGCCGGCGTGCTCGGCGTGCACCTGGTGATGGCCATCGGCGGCGCGGACATGCCCGTCGTCGTGTCGATGCTGAACAGCTACTCGGGATGGGCCGCGGCGGCCGCCGGGTTCATGCTGAACAACGACCTGCTCATCATCACGGGCGCGCTCGTGGGCTCGAGCGGCGCGATCCTCAGCTACATCATGTGCAAGGCGATGAACCGCTCGTTCCTGAGCGTCATCTTCGGCGGGTTCGGCGCCGAGGAAGGGGCGGCCCCGGCCAAGGGCAGCGGCGAGCCGCAGGGCGAGGTCAAGAGCGTCACGGCCAAGGAGACGGCCGACATCCTCCAGGAAGCCAAGAACGTGGTGATCGTGCCGGGTTACGGTATGGCCGTCGCGCAGGCCCAGTACCCGCTGTACGAGGTCACCAAGATCCTGCGCGACAAGGGCGCCAACGTGCGCTTCGCCATCCACCCGGTGGCCGGCCGCCTGCCCGGCCACATGAACGTCCTGCTGGCCGAAGCCAAGGTGCCGTACGACATCGTCCTCGAGATGGAGGAGATCAACGACGACTTCCCCGAGACCGACGCGGTCCTGGTGATCGGCGCCAACGACATCGTGAACCCCGGCGCGCTCGACGACACGTCGAGCCCCATCTACGGCATGCCGGTGCTGGAGGTGTGGAAGGCCAAGGTCTGCATCGTGATGAAGCGCGGCATGGCCAGCGGCTACGCCGGCGTCGAGAACCCGCTGTTCTTCCTCGACAACACGCGCATGCTCTTCGGCGACGCGAAGAAGATGGTGGACGCGGTGCTGGCGGACCTCCGCTAG
- a CDS encoding DUF1028 domain-containing protein, producing MPRTPFVLAAVAALLPSLAAAQAGSPPAPRSPWHAPDGVTIDEAGDPQYSTFSLCAIDPATGQSGAAVTTRVPFVGRAVPWVRAGVGAVCTQASTVVEYGVRGLDLMAKGVEPRDAVAQLLADDSGRESRQLGMIDMQGRAAAHTGKNNNAWAGSRQGKNYTVQANIMVGPEVVEAVATVFEATEGTGIPLAERMILALEAGQAKGGDSRWGNLQSAAIRVADPNDPGRGNDFITLAIEVGEHPTPVAEMKRIYYTTQRRLGYRSFSQVEGPDVVELKRMLHALGYWRPSLAAFPETPAVPNTRAMQELRRSDPARFDAMQAEARRAAATFAREFSQYDAEAVAAVDKFRADRKLAYSGNPPGLVDDRLVAALRAAYAEKQKGTPR from the coding sequence ATGCCGCGCACGCCCTTCGTCCTCGCCGCCGTGGCCGCCCTGTTGCCTTCGCTGGCGGCGGCGCAGGCCGGCTCGCCGCCGGCGCCGCGCTCGCCCTGGCACGCGCCGGACGGCGTGACGATCGACGAGGCGGGCGATCCGCAGTACTCGACCTTCTCGCTGTGCGCGATCGACCCGGCCACCGGCCAGTCCGGCGCAGCCGTGACCACGCGCGTGCCGTTCGTGGGCCGCGCCGTGCCGTGGGTGCGGGCGGGCGTCGGTGCGGTGTGCACCCAGGCGTCGACGGTGGTCGAGTACGGCGTGCGCGGACTGGACCTGATGGCGAAGGGCGTCGAGCCCCGCGACGCGGTCGCCCAGTTGCTGGCCGACGACAGCGGGCGCGAGTCGCGGCAGCTCGGCATGATCGACATGCAGGGCCGGGCCGCCGCGCACACGGGCAAGAACAACAACGCCTGGGCGGGCTCCCGTCAGGGGAAGAACTACACGGTGCAGGCCAACATCATGGTGGGGCCCGAAGTGGTGGAGGCCGTGGCCACGGTGTTCGAGGCGACCGAGGGCACGGGCATTCCGCTGGCAGAGCGGATGATCCTGGCGCTCGAAGCCGGCCAGGCCAAGGGCGGCGACAGCCGCTGGGGCAATCTCCAGTCGGCGGCCATCCGCGTGGCCGACCCCAACGATCCGGGGCGCGGGAACGACTTCATCACCCTGGCCATCGAGGTGGGCGAGCATCCCACGCCCGTCGCGGAGATGAAGCGCATCTACTACACGACCCAGCGCCGGCTCGGCTACCGGTCCTTCTCGCAGGTCGAGGGGCCGGACGTCGTGGAACTGAAGCGAATGCTGCACGCGCTCGGGTACTGGCGCCCTTCACTGGCCGCGTTCCCGGAGACGCCGGCCGTGCCCAACACACGCGCGATGCAGGAGCTCCGGCGGAGCGATCCCGCGAGGTTCGACGCGATGCAGGCCGAGGCGCGACGGGCGGCCGCCACCTTCGCGCGCGAGTTCTCCCAGTACGACGCCGAGGCGGTCGCCGCCGTCGACAAGTTCCGGGCCGACCGGAAGCTCGCCTACAGCGGGAATCCCCCGGGGCTGGTCGACGATCGGCTCGTCGCCGCCCTGAGGGCCGCGTACGCGGAGAAGCAGAAAGGCACCCCGCGCTGA